One window of Desulfarculus baarsii DSM 2075 genomic DNA carries:
- a CDS encoding AAA family ATPase: protein MRVERLCLEAFGPFIQRQEIDFSRLEGRSPFLIQGPTGAGKTTILDAICFALYGASSGGEREARNLRCDFAPDHAATEVCLEWSLGQRRFRVLRRPERLRPKIRGAGFTRQPAEATLWRLDDGPAKVLASGWAPVGEACQELLGFSQEQFRQVVILPQGQFRRLLMADSREREAVLATLFQTGFYQRLTEALKERARGAAEQIRQLLQAGQNILAQAEAENADALAARIDALAEDLRQNQDARERLRQAEQAARQALNQAQAQAAALDELAQAQSAAADLAAQAPAMDQLRLALARAQSAAALEDVAQNSGQAVDHAQKSADALALRQGLEAKAGQALQKASEALEAERAREAERQSARERLEGLAALEKTVAGLEQAAADLARLQQEAQAAQQAQTAAEDDLAARQAQAQQAAAALERARALAGQLDGLKSLAQQTARQRQDALALAELAAQGPGQTRAADWAGQQARDAQDALAQAQARRDELLRLWRDGQAAALAAGLAPGAPCPVCGSTNHPAPAEGEPNAPDQKALEAAEQTVERARQALADRERQAERAARDLVELRRRQEELRLALGPLAEESPEELARRANEANERLAQADRAGQSLPALQAAQVAAQGALAQAQAALLAAQASFQDLARQTAAQRALHAERAQNTPEQLRPPGALAQASRQARDQLTRLESALERARTTHDLASRDLAAAQAARAAAQEAAQEAAARAALAQAELARRLALAGFAKEAQMTAARMEEKTMAEGQRALQDFAAAQAAAAGRLARAQAAAASLSRPDLPALELAANQAAQALERAIDAGGQLAQRLRQARAWQDELGRLTSQVATLEQDHGVIGRVAEAAGGQNAMGVTLQRFVLATLLDEVLEAASRRLGRMSRGRYALRRAVDRQDRRKAAGLDLMVDDDHHGSQRPVSTLSGGESFLASLALALALAEVVQAHAGGVRLETIFIDEGFGSLDAEALDLAMAALIDLRDGGRAVGVISHVEEMKERIDARLEIIPSRRGSVARLAL, encoded by the coding sequence ATGCGCGTGGAGCGCCTTTGCCTGGAGGCCTTCGGGCCATTCATCCAGCGCCAGGAGATCGACTTTTCGCGGCTGGAGGGGCGCTCGCCGTTTTTGATCCAGGGCCCCACCGGCGCGGGCAAGACGACCATCCTTGACGCCATCTGCTTTGCCCTCTACGGCGCCAGCTCCGGCGGCGAACGCGAGGCCAGAAACTTGCGCTGCGATTTCGCGCCGGACCACGCCGCCACCGAGGTCTGCCTGGAGTGGTCCCTGGGCCAGCGGCGGTTTCGCGTGCTGCGTCGGCCAGAGCGCCTCCGGCCCAAAATACGCGGCGCCGGTTTCACCCGCCAGCCGGCCGAAGCCACCCTCTGGCGGCTGGACGATGGCCCGGCCAAGGTTTTGGCCAGCGGCTGGGCCCCGGTCGGCGAGGCCTGCCAGGAGCTGCTGGGCTTTAGCCAAGAGCAGTTTCGCCAGGTGGTGATCCTGCCCCAGGGCCAGTTTCGCCGGCTGCTGATGGCCGATTCCCGCGAGCGCGAGGCGGTGTTGGCCACGCTGTTCCAGACGGGCTTTTATCAGCGCCTGACCGAGGCGCTCAAGGAGCGAGCCCGCGGCGCGGCCGAGCAAATCCGCCAACTGCTCCAGGCCGGCCAGAACATCCTGGCCCAGGCCGAGGCGGAAAACGCCGACGCCCTGGCCGCGCGCATCGACGCCTTGGCCGAGGACTTGCGGCAAAACCAGGACGCGCGGGAGCGCCTGCGCCAGGCCGAACAAGCCGCTCGTCAGGCCCTGAATCAGGCCCAAGCCCAGGCCGCCGCCCTGGACGAACTGGCCCAGGCCCAAAGCGCCGCCGCCGATCTGGCCGCCCAAGCCCCGGCCATGGACCAACTGCGCCTGGCCCTGGCGCGGGCCCAAAGCGCCGCCGCCCTGGAAGACGTGGCGCAAAACAGCGGCCAAGCCGTTGATCACGCACAAAAATCGGCCGACGCGCTGGCCCTGCGCCAAGGGCTGGAAGCCAAGGCCGGCCAAGCGCTGCAAAAGGCCAGCGAGGCCCTGGAGGCCGAGCGCGCCCGCGAGGCAGAGCGCCAAAGCGCCCGCGAGCGGTTGGAGGGCCTGGCTGCCCTGGAAAAAACCGTGGCCGGATTAGAGCAAGCCGCCGCCGATTTGGCTCGGCTGCAACAAGAGGCCCAGGCCGCCCAACAGGCCCAGACCGCCGCCGAGGATGACCTGGCCGCGCGCCAGGCCCAAGCCCAGCAAGCCGCCGCCGCCCTGGAGCGGGCCCGCGCCCTGGCCGGCCAGTTGGATGGCCTGAAATCATTGGCCCAACAAACCGCCAGGCAGCGTCAAGACGCGCTGGCCTTGGCCGAGCTGGCCGCCCAAGGGCCGGGGCAGACCCGGGCCGCCGATTGGGCCGGGCAACAGGCCCGGGACGCCCAGGACGCCCTGGCCCAAGCCCAAGCTCGGCGCGACGAGTTGCTGCGCCTGTGGCGCGACGGCCAGGCCGCGGCCCTGGCCGCGGGGCTAGCGCCCGGCGCGCCCTGCCCGGTCTGCGGATCGACCAACCACCCAGCCCCGGCCGAGGGCGAGCCAAACGCGCCCGATCAAAAGGCCCTCGAGGCCGCCGAACAAACCGTGGAGCGCGCCCGCCAGGCCCTGGCCGATCGTGAACGCCAGGCCGAGCGGGCTGCCCGCGATTTGGTCGAACTGCGCCGCCGGCAAGAAGAGCTACGCCTGGCCCTGGGGCCCTTGGCCGAAGAATCGCCCGAAGAGCTGGCTCGCCGCGCCAACGAAGCCAACGAGCGCCTGGCCCAGGCCGATCGAGCCGGCCAAAGCCTGCCGGCCTTGCAGGCCGCCCAGGTCGCCGCTCAAGGCGCGCTGGCCCAGGCCCAAGCCGCCCTGCTGGCCGCCCAAGCCAGCTTCCAAGACCTGGCCCGCCAAACGGCCGCCCAACGGGCGCTCCACGCCGAGCGCGCGCAAAACACGCCCGAGCAACTGCGCCCGCCCGGGGCCCTGGCCCAGGCCAGCCGGCAAGCGCGGGATCAATTAACGCGCCTGGAAAGCGCCCTGGAGCGAGCCCGGACCACCCACGACTTGGCCTCGCGTGATTTGGCCGCCGCCCAGGCCGCGCGAGCCGCCGCCCAAGAGGCCGCCCAAGAGGCCGCCGCGCGAGCCGCCTTGGCCCAGGCGGAGTTGGCCCGACGCCTGGCCCTGGCCGGTTTCGCCAAAGAAGCGCAAATGACCGCCGCGCGGATGGAAGAAAAAACCATGGCCGAGGGCCAGCGCGCCCTGCAAGATTTCGCCGCCGCCCAGGCCGCCGCCGCCGGCCGCCTGGCCCGCGCCCAAGCCGCCGCCGCCAGCCTGAGCCGACCCGATCTGCCGGCCCTGGAGCTGGCCGCCAACCAGGCCGCCCAAGCGCTGGAGCGGGCCATCGACGCCGGCGGTCAGTTGGCCCAGCGCCTGCGCCAGGCCCGGGCCTGGCAAGACGAGTTGGGCCGTTTGACAAGCCAGGTCGCCACCTTGGAGCAAGACCACGGCGTCATTGGCCGGGTGGCCGAAGCGGCCGGCGGACAAAACGCCATGGGCGTGACCTTGCAGCGCTTCGTGCTGGCCACGCTTTTGGACGAAGTGCTGGAGGCGGCCTCGCGCCGCCTGGGCCGGATGAGCCGGGGTCGTTACGCCCTGCGCCGCGCCGTCGATCGCCAAGACCGCCGCAAGGCCGCCGGCCTGGACTTGATGGTCGACGACGACCATCACGGCTCGCAACGCCCGGTCAGCACCCTCTCGGGCGGCGAGAGCTTCCTGGCCTCGTTGGCCCTGGCCCTGGCCCTGGCCGAGGTGGTCCAGGCCCATGCCGGCGGCGTGCGGCTGGAGACGATCTTCATCGATGAAGGCTTTGGCAGCCTGGACGCCGAGGCCCTGGACCTGGCCATGGCCGCCTTGATCGACCTGCGCGACGGCGGCCGCGCGGTGGGCGTGATCTCCCACGTCGAAGAAATGAAGGAGCGCATCGACGCCCGGCTGGAGATCATCCCCAGCCGCCGCGGCAGCGTGGCCCGCCTGGCGCTCTGA
- a CDS encoding exonuclease SbcCD subunit D, with amino-acid sequence MRLLHSADWHLGRVLHGAPLIEDQAHALDQLTAIAADTRPDAVIIAGDVYDRAVPPPEAVELLDDTLARLVLGHKLLVIVIAGNHDSPRRLGFGARLLAHGGLHVFGPCQARPAPLILSDAHGPVAIHALAHAEPAVVRAVLADEAPRDHDQAFAARLADLAPAPAGARRVLAAHAFVAGGLESLSERPLSVGGSGAVAVERFRGFDYVALGHLHRPQQVSGVNARYAGSLLKYSFSEVDQPKSLSLVELDAAGLAGVGAIAIEPLRDARIIGGRLEELLADPPATGRQDYLRVELQNIEPVIDAIGRLRAVYPNVLQVTRPHLATAPAQGQIDPRRLDDAQIFAAFYRQTTGQEATPAMLEAFAAEARQLRRQEREAH; translated from the coding sequence ATGCGCCTGCTGCACAGCGCCGACTGGCACCTGGGCCGGGTGCTGCACGGGGCCCCGCTGATCGAGGACCAGGCCCACGCCCTGGATCAACTGACGGCCATCGCCGCCGACACGCGGCCCGACGCCGTCATCATCGCCGGCGACGTCTACGATCGCGCCGTGCCGCCGCCCGAGGCCGTCGAGCTTTTGGACGACACCTTGGCCCGGCTGGTGCTGGGCCACAAGCTCTTGGTCATCGTCATCGCCGGCAACCACGACAGCCCGCGCCGCCTGGGCTTTGGCGCGCGCCTGCTGGCCCATGGCGGCCTGCATGTTTTCGGCCCCTGCCAGGCCCGGCCAGCGCCGCTGATCCTGTCCGACGCCCACGGCCCGGTGGCCATCCACGCCCTGGCCCACGCCGAGCCGGCCGTGGTCCGCGCCGTCTTGGCCGACGAGGCCCCCCGCGACCACGACCAGGCCTTTGCCGCCCGTCTGGCCGATCTGGCCCCGGCCCCGGCCGGCGCGCGGCGGGTGCTGGCGGCCCACGCCTTCGTGGCCGGCGGGCTGGAGAGCCTCTCCGAGCGGCCGCTGTCGGTGGGCGGCTCGGGCGCTGTGGCGGTGGAGCGTTTTCGCGGCTTTGACTACGTGGCCCTGGGCCACCTGCACCGGCCCCAGCAAGTCAGCGGGGTCAACGCCCGCTACGCCGGCTCGTTGCTGAAATATTCGTTTTCCGAGGTCGATCAGCCCAAGTCGCTGAGTTTGGTCGAACTGGACGCCGCCGGACTGGCTGGCGTTGGGGCCATCGCCATCGAACCCCTGCGCGATGCGCGCATCATCGGCGGCCGGCTGGAGGAGCTTTTGGCCGATCCGCCCGCGACCGGCCGCCAGGATTATCTGCGCGTCGAGCTGCAAAATATCGAGCCGGTCATCGACGCCATCGGCCGGCTGCGCGCGGTCTATCCCAACGTGCTCCAGGTGACCCGCCCCCACCTGGCGACCGCGCCGGCCCAGGGCCAGATCGACCCCCGCCGCCTGGACGACGCCCAGATCTTCGCGGCGTTTTATCGCCAGACCACCGGCCAGGAGGCCACTCCGGCGATGCTCGAGGCCTTTGCCGCCGAGGCCCGCCAACTGCGCCGCCAGGAACGGGAGGCCCACTGA
- a CDS encoding M20 family metallo-hydrolase, giving the protein MDNSQLIIEKVEQYRQEIIEIQRALVATPALGPDNGGQGEAAKAALVQGWLEAMGLAVQRVDAPDPRAAGGARPNVAATYPGGPGRRVWVLSHLDVVPPGDAALWSSDPWRLRVDGDKLYGRGVNDNHAGLVSSLIGLKALIDLGIKPAGDVGLILVSDEETSSKHGLAHVLEARPDLFGPDDLIIVPDSGLEDGSGIEVVEKSMLWLRVEVSGRQVHASMPHKGVNALHAAARMICAVGEIAERYPQTDPRFDPPGSTMQATRKDAGVQNINTVPGRDVFYLDCRMLPGISLGEVIAEIRRVFEAIAAEDGATVDVEIVQKLQAPPATPDEAPVVLALRRAVKRVLGLEARPYGIGGGTVAAFFRQKGLPAAVWQTAVDTAHMPDEWISLDGLIKDAAVFALVYAGFEG; this is encoded by the coding sequence ATGGACAATAGTCAGCTCATCATCGAAAAAGTCGAACAATATCGCCAGGAAATCATCGAAATCCAACGAGCGCTGGTGGCCACCCCGGCCCTGGGGCCCGACAACGGCGGCCAGGGCGAGGCGGCCAAGGCGGCCCTGGTCCAGGGCTGGCTGGAAGCCATGGGGCTGGCCGTCCAGCGCGTGGACGCCCCCGATCCCAGGGCGGCCGGCGGCGCGCGGCCCAACGTGGCGGCGACCTACCCCGGTGGGCCGGGGCGACGGGTCTGGGTGCTTAGCCACCTGGACGTGGTGCCGCCGGGCGACGCCGCGTTGTGGAGCTCCGACCCCTGGCGCCTGCGCGTCGATGGCGACAAGCTTTATGGCCGCGGCGTCAACGACAACCACGCCGGGCTGGTCAGTTCGCTCATCGGCCTGAAGGCCCTCATCGACCTGGGCATCAAGCCGGCCGGCGACGTGGGGCTGATCCTGGTCTCCGACGAGGAGACCAGCTCCAAACACGGCCTGGCCCACGTGCTGGAGGCGCGGCCCGATCTGTTTGGCCCCGACGACCTGATCATCGTGCCCGATTCGGGCCTGGAGGACGGCTCGGGCATCGAGGTGGTGGAAAAATCCATGCTCTGGCTGCGCGTGGAGGTGAGCGGCCGCCAGGTCCACGCCAGTATGCCCCACAAGGGCGTCAACGCCCTGCACGCCGCCGCCCGCATGATCTGCGCCGTGGGCGAAATCGCCGAACGCTATCCCCAGACCGACCCGCGCTTCGATCCGCCCGGCTCGACCATGCAGGCCACGCGCAAGGACGCCGGCGTGCAAAACATCAACACCGTGCCCGGCCGTGACGTGTTTTACCTCGATTGCCGCATGCTGCCGGGCATAAGCCTGGGCGAGGTCATCGCCGAGATCAGGCGCGTCTTCGAGGCCATCGCCGCCGAGGACGGGGCCACCGTCGACGTCGAGATCGTGCAAAAGTTGCAGGCCCCGCCGGCCACGCCCGACGAGGCGCCGGTGGTGCTGGCCCTGCGCCGGGCCGTCAAGCGCGTGCTGGGCCTGGAGGCCAGGCCCTATGGCATCGGCGGCGGCACGGTGGCGGCCTTTTTCCGCCAAAAGGGCCTGCCCGCGGCGGTCTGGCAGACGGCCGTGGACACCGCCCACATGCCAGACGAATGGATCAGCCTCGACGGCCTGATCAAGGACGCCGCCGTCTTCGCCCTGGTCTACGCCGGTTTCGAGGGCTGA
- the ispH gene encoding 4-hydroxy-3-methylbut-2-enyl diphosphate reductase — MKVVLAKTAGFCMGVRRAVDIALAEADRHEGAIYTYGPLIHNPQVLESLKQKGVAVLEEIPPAGTGGTVIIRAHGVPPQDMRALAQAGFAPIIDGTCPHVGRVQKIIAKAADGGQDVVIVGDRQHAEVRGLLGHARGRGQVVASAEEVAGLPQLQRPVLVAQTTQNEAVFAQVQAAMQARFRQVEVHATICAATHRRQEEARRLAGLVDAMVVVGGRNSGNTARLAQVAAASGKPSIWVETPDELDPARFSGLGTVGVTAGASTPNWLIEQVVAVLESL; from the coding sequence ATGAAAGTTGTGTTGGCCAAGACGGCCGGCTTTTGCATGGGCGTGCGCCGAGCGGTGGATATCGCCCTGGCCGAGGCCGATCGCCACGAAGGGGCGATCTACACCTACGGCCCGTTGATCCACAACCCCCAGGTGCTCGAATCGCTAAAGCAAAAAGGCGTGGCCGTGCTGGAGGAGATCCCTCCGGCCGGAACCGGCGGCACGGTGATCATCCGGGCCCACGGCGTGCCGCCTCAAGACATGCGGGCCCTGGCCCAGGCCGGCTTCGCGCCGATCATCGACGGCACCTGCCCCCACGTGGGCCGCGTGCAGAAAATCATCGCCAAGGCCGCCGACGGCGGGCAGGACGTGGTCATCGTCGGCGACCGCCAGCACGCCGAGGTGCGCGGGCTGCTGGGTCACGCCCGCGGGCGGGGCCAGGTGGTGGCCTCGGCCGAGGAGGTGGCCGGTCTGCCCCAGTTGCAACGCCCCGTGCTAGTGGCCCAGACCACGCAAAACGAAGCTGTCTTCGCCCAGGTCCAGGCGGCCATGCAGGCCCGTTTCCGGCAGGTGGAGGTCCACGCCACCATCTGCGCGGCCACCCATCGCCGCCAGGAGGAGGCCCGCCGCCTGGCCGGCCTGGTCGACGCCATGGTCGTCGTCGGCGGCCGCAACAGCGGCAACACCGCCCGCCTGGCCCAGGTGGCCGCCGCCAGCGGCAAGCCGTCGATCTGGGTGGAGACGCCGGACGAACTGGATCCGGCTCGCTTCAGCGGCCTGGGCACGGTGGGCGTCACCGCCGGGGCCAGCACGCCCAACTGGCTCATCGAACAAGTCGTGGCCGTGCTGGAGTCCCTGTAG
- a CDS encoding tRNA dihydrouridine synthase translates to MQFVGLSLQSPFFAAPMAGVSSPAFRLMAKRGGAGLVYTEMISAVGLVRGHKKTLELCLTLPEERPVALQLFGADPEIMGRAAALASRMPVDLIDINMGCPARKVRRQGAGSALLEDIPRAAAVMAAVAQAASLPATVKLRLGPSDDDLERIVPPLLAAGAKAVCLHARTTRQAFAGQADWAAIARLSAWCPVPVIGNGDVRGEQDALGMLRQTNCQAVMIGRGAMGDPWIFGRAADLLAGRAVERASLAQRRQSLLQHTELALSLGGDKLAAHFAKQFMMWHAKGLPGAADFRRLACQERELGRLLTLCEEFFDQLAARQGEQAA, encoded by the coding sequence ATGCAGTTTGTCGGCCTTTCATTGCAATCGCCCTTTTTCGCCGCGCCCATGGCCGGGGTCAGCAGCCCGGCCTTTCGCCTGATGGCCAAGCGCGGCGGCGCGGGCCTGGTTTACACCGAGATGATCTCGGCGGTGGGCCTGGTCCGTGGCCACAAAAAAACCCTGGAGCTGTGCCTGACCCTGCCCGAGGAACGCCCCGTGGCCCTGCAACTTTTCGGGGCCGACCCCGAGATCATGGGCCGGGCGGCCGCCTTGGCCAGCCGGATGCCGGTGGACCTGATCGACATCAACATGGGCTGTCCGGCGCGCAAGGTGCGCCGTCAGGGGGCCGGCTCGGCCCTGCTGGAAGACATCCCCCGCGCCGCCGCGGTCATGGCCGCCGTGGCCCAAGCGGCCAGCCTGCCGGCCACGGTCAAGCTGCGCCTGGGCCCGAGCGACGACGATCTGGAGCGCATCGTCCCGCCGCTGTTGGCCGCCGGGGCCAAGGCCGTCTGCCTGCACGCCCGCACCACCCGTCAGGCCTTTGCCGGTCAGGCCGACTGGGCGGCCATCGCCCGGCTGAGCGCCTGGTGCCCCGTCCCGGTGATCGGCAACGGCGATGTGCGCGGCGAGCAAGACGCCTTGGGCATGCTGCGCCAGACCAACTGCCAGGCGGTGATGATCGGGCGCGGGGCCATGGGCGATCCGTGGATCTTTGGCCGAGCCGCCGACCTGCTGGCCGGCCGCGCCGTCGAACGCGCCAGCCTGGCCCAACGCCGTCAATCCTTGCTCCAGCACACAGAACTGGCCCTGAGCCTGGGCGGCGACAAGCTGGCGGCCCATTTCGCCAAGCAGTTTATGATGTGGCACGCCAAGGGCCTGCCCGGCGCGGCGGATTTCCGCCGCCTGGCCTGCCAGGAGCGCGAGTTGGGCCGTCTGCTGACGCTGTGCGAGGAGTTTTTCGATCAACTGGCCGCGCGACAAGGGGAGCAGGCGGCATGA
- a CDS encoding radical SAM protein, whose product MSLTSRQSDDQAVFGPVPSRRLGLSLGVDLLWPKTCTLDCVYCECGPTTQKTTQRGRFRPAEDVLAQVRKRLEQLDVPPDHITLAGSGEPTLHLDLGLVLRRLREMNAGRVAVLTNGTLCFDERVRDELCQAEVVVPSLDAVSQRAFQQVNRPAKGLSAAAMIEGLKLLRRQFKGQFILEILLVEGLNDTPGELAGLMAAAKAIGPDAVQLNTIVRPPAVAGFRPVDDQRLADIAAAFDPPAQVIAPPRARAVGDHGHLARQAVEMTRRRPCTIEDIAAALGLAGDAAADLVASLRAAGLMGLERHDGREYYRGV is encoded by the coding sequence ATGAGTCTGACCAGCCGGCAAAGCGACGATCAGGCCGTGTTCGGGCCGGTGCCCAGCCGGCGCCTGGGCCTGAGCCTGGGCGTGGACCTGCTGTGGCCCAAGACCTGCACGCTCGACTGCGTCTATTGCGAGTGCGGCCCCACCACCCAAAAGACCACCCAGCGCGGGCGTTTTCGTCCGGCCGAGGACGTCCTGGCCCAGGTGCGAAAGCGCCTGGAACAACTGGACGTCCCGCCCGATCACATCACCCTGGCCGGCAGCGGCGAGCCGACGCTGCACCTGGATCTGGGCCTGGTCCTGCGGCGGCTGCGCGAGATGAACGCCGGACGGGTGGCCGTGCTGACCAACGGCACGCTCTGCTTTGACGAGCGGGTGCGCGACGAGCTCTGCCAGGCCGAGGTGGTGGTGCCCAGCCTGGACGCGGTCAGCCAGCGCGCCTTTCAGCAGGTCAATCGACCGGCCAAAGGCCTGTCGGCCGCGGCGATGATCGAGGGGCTCAAGCTCTTGCGCCGCCAGTTCAAGGGCCAGTTCATCCTGGAAATCCTGCTGGTGGAGGGCCTCAACGACACTCCAGGGGAGTTGGCCGGCCTGATGGCGGCGGCCAAGGCCATCGGCCCCGACGCGGTGCAGCTAAACACCATCGTGCGGCCGCCGGCCGTGGCCGGTTTCCGGCCCGTGGACGACCAGCGCCTGGCGGACATCGCCGCCGCCTTTGACCCGCCGGCTCAGGTCATCGCCCCGCCCCGGGCCCGCGCCGTCGGCGACCACGGCCACCTGGCCCGTCAGGCGGTGGAAATGACCAGGCGTCGGCCCTGCACCATCGAAGACATCGCCGCCGCCCTGGGCCTGGCCGGCGATGCGGCGGCCGACCTGGTGGCCAGCCTGCGGGCGGCCGGCCTGATGGGCTTGGAGCGCCACGACGGCCGGGAGTACTATCGCGGCGTGTGA
- a CDS encoding PEP-CTERM sorting domain-containing protein (PEP-CTERM proteins occur, often in large numbers, in the proteomes of bacteria that also encode an exosortase, a predicted intramembrane cysteine proteinase. The presence of a PEP-CTERM domain at a protein's C-terminus predicts cleavage within the sorting domain, followed by covalent anchoring to some some component of the (usually Gram-negative) cell surface. Many PEP-CTERM proteins exhibit an unusual sequence composition that includes large numbers of potential glycosylation sites. Expression of one such protein has been shown restore the ability of a bacterium to form floc, a type of biofilm.), giving the protein MASRKLLIILMALALSLTMAGVALASTIDLAGTGAGGSFDGVVHGRNDKYKPNKNNTGLPDGRVNWGSTKEPGWLHLGWLEMTSSDTAELNDKYLWMENFNIYEATGVDPKDGQSFALGTEYSINQVLQLTIAESFGKHNSINAGGDDFGSLTLTGLNFGFDGTRGGSLTLTGFITSTYLGDDPSQFSLTLFDHDSGGNQIMNALNKGKPSAQNVNVDGQIVVPSAGTPEPTALLLLGSALGLAGVLRRRRA; this is encoded by the coding sequence ATGGCCAGCCGCAAGCTTTTGATAATCCTGATGGCCCTGGCCTTGTCGCTGACCATGGCCGGCGTGGCCTTGGCCAGCACCATCGATCTGGCCGGAACTGGCGCGGGGGGCAGCTTCGACGGCGTGGTGCACGGCCGCAACGACAAGTACAAGCCCAACAAGAACAACACCGGCCTGCCCGACGGCCGGGTCAACTGGGGTTCGACCAAGGAGCCGGGCTGGCTGCATCTGGGCTGGCTGGAGATGACCAGTTCCGATACGGCCGAGCTCAACGACAAGTACCTCTGGATGGAGAACTTCAACATCTACGAGGCCACGGGCGTTGACCCCAAGGATGGCCAATCGTTCGCCCTGGGCACGGAATATTCGATCAACCAGGTATTGCAACTGACCATCGCCGAGAGCTTCGGCAAGCATAACAGCATCAACGCCGGCGGCGACGACTTCGGCTCGCTGACCCTGACCGGGCTCAATTTTGGCTTCGACGGGACGCGGGGCGGCTCGCTGACCCTGACCGGCTTCATCACCTCGACCTACCTGGGCGATGATCCGTCGCAATTTTCGCTGACCTTGTTCGATCACGACTCGGGCGGCAACCAGATCATGAACGCCCTGAACAAGGGCAAGCCCAGCGCGCAGAACGTCAACGTCGATGGCCAGATCGTCGTGCCCAGCGCCGGCACGCCCGAGCCCACGGCCCTGCTGTTGTTGGGCTCGGCCCTGGGCCTGGCCGGGGTGCTGCGCCGTCGCCGCGCCTGA
- a CDS encoding GGDEF domain-containing protein — MDLHVDIKTLLLAITVVDFFLAAAMIMFWKVRKTYPGFGLCAASALTIAVTYLLFTIRGLGAPPTLGVVLPNVLVVLTSVLRLEGTKLFLGWSSVKRLNLWLWPVLAVAYFCFFTHVQNDILARTAGSNIFMICIALRLTWLMATKPSGQGKGPYYLAALVFLALALMLIIRLSYMFMDRQVAQQQFIMGVFNAIVLIVAVLVELSWAWIFLVMNSQRLEQEITSAQEKLILLAASDPLTGLVNRRRFLEMGQAELERSLRYGRPLAVLVMDVDHFKRVNDSFGHATGDLVLRQTAQACLAVLREPDVLGRLGGDEFAALLPETTLEGALALAERLRQAVGGLRLDYRGQAVRTSLSIGVAAMKPDDTPHGLIERADAALYKAKHQGRDQVQAA, encoded by the coding sequence ATGGACTTGCACGTCGATATAAAAACGCTCTTGCTGGCCATCACGGTGGTGGATTTCTTCCTGGCCGCCGCCATGATCATGTTCTGGAAGGTGCGCAAGACCTACCCCGGCTTCGGCCTCTGCGCCGCCAGCGCCCTGACCATCGCCGTCACCTACCTGCTCTTCACCATCCGCGGCCTGGGCGCGCCGCCGACGCTGGGCGTCGTGCTGCCCAACGTGCTGGTGGTGCTGACCTCGGTGCTGCGCCTGGAGGGCACCAAACTTTTCCTGGGCTGGTCTAGCGTCAAGCGCCTGAATCTTTGGTTATGGCCCGTGCTGGCGGTGGCCTATTTCTGTTTTTTCACCCACGTCCAAAACGATATCCTGGCGCGCACGGCCGGCTCCAACATCTTCATGATCTGCATCGCCCTGCGCCTGACCTGGCTGATGGCCACCAAACCATCGGGCCAGGGCAAGGGCCCATACTACCTGGCCGCCCTGGTCTTCCTGGCCCTGGCGCTGATGTTGATCATCCGGCTAAGCTACATGTTCATGGACCGCCAGGTGGCCCAACAACAGTTCATCATGGGCGTGTTCAACGCCATCGTGCTGATCGTGGCCGTGCTGGTGGAGTTGAGCTGGGCCTGGATCTTTCTGGTCATGAACAGCCAGCGCCTGGAGCAAGAGATCACCAGCGCCCAGGAAAAACTCATCCTGCTGGCCGCCAGCGATCCCCTCACCGGCCTGGTCAACCGCCGCCGTTTTCTGGAAATGGGCCAAGCCGAGTTGGAACGCTCGCTACGCTACGGCCGGCCCTTGGCCGTGTTGGTCATGGACGTCGATCACTTCAAACGGGTCAACGACTCCTTCGGCCACGCCACCGGCGACCTGGTTCTGCGCCAAACGGCCCAGGCCTGCCTTGCCGTGCTGCGCGAGCCCGACGTGCTGGGCCGCCTGGGCGGCGACGAGTTCGCGGCGCTGCTGCCCGAAACCACCCTGGAAGGCGCCCTGGCCCTGGCCGAGCGGCTGCGCCAGGCCGTTGGCGGCCTGCGGCTGGATTATCGCGGCCAGGCCGTGCGCACATCGCTGAGCATAGGCGTGGCCGCCATGAAACCCGACGACACCCCGCACGGCCTCATCGAACGGGCCGACGCCGCCCTCTACAAGGCCAAACACCAGGGCCGTGATCAAGTGCAAGCCGCCTGA